Sequence from the Aquimarina sp. Aq107 genome:
GATCAGAATTTCTGAAGTATTAATTAATCTGATTAGTAATGCCATTAAATTTACAGAAAATGGTACCATATGGATTAGAGCAAAGCTTATAGATAAAAAAGCAAATACCGCTACTATACGATTCGAAGTACAGGATACAGGTATAGGAATTCCAGAAGATCAAATTGCATATATTTTTGAAGAATTTACACAACTAGGAAGCGTCTACGACAACAAACAGGGCACTGGACTAGGGTTACATATTGTGAAAAAAATATTAAACCTAATGGATAGTGATATACATTGTCATAGTGCAAAAGATATTGGTTCTAATTTCTTTTTTACCATTAATGTTGACATCCCTGAAGATTCTTTTTTGGAACCAAATAAGGCTGATAATATAGATAACTCAAATTCATTCCCAACAAAAATACTAATTGCAGAAGACAATAAAATCAATCAAATAGTAACTAAAAACCTATTAAAAAATATTCATTGTCAAAGTACAATTGCAGAAAATGGTCAGGAAGCTTTAGAAATATTACAAAAAGAAACATTTGACATTGTACTTATGGATATTAATATGCCAGTATTAGATGGTATGCAAGCAACGCTAAAGATTAGAGAATTTGATACCTCTACTCCCATTATTGCATTAACCGCTTCTGAACTTAGTGAAGTAGAAAAAGAATGTATAAAAGCAGGCATGAATGATCTCGTAAACAAGCCTCTTAATAAAAATGATCTTAAGGATGCTATTTTCCGAAATCTAACAATTAATAGTATTGAAATTAATAATTAATGTATTTAACAAAACTTTCTACCTAGCACTATATCATTTTGCTAAATGCAAAATTTTAAGTTATTTTTAAAATCTATAATTGAAATAGCCATAAAACAACATCTTTGTAAATCGTTATAAATGATGAAATAAGATGATGGATGTAATAATACTATTTATTATAACTTGATTGGCATTCTTTAAAGAAACAATCTTGGCACGCTCTGTTTTAATAGTATTATTTATCTTCTTTTACTCGTCGGATGTCTTTGCTTGTAGTTGCTCATTTGCTTGGAATGATTCATTTAGTAGAACCATAAAAAACTCAGAGTTCGTTGCTTTAGTCAAAATAATTTCCTTTGACAAATACCTTGACGAAGATATCTTAGGTCATAATGGTAAAATGCCATATTCAATGACTGTTGAAATAATAAAAAAATATAAAGGCAACGAAAAACGAAAAAAAATAAAAATATTAGGAGATAATGGTATGTTATGTCGACCATACTTATCATATTTTAAAATTAACAGTTATTATTTAGTTTCGCCCAATGCATTGGATAATTCTGCAAACACTGAATATGACTTTTTCTCTTGTAGAACAGAATATTTAAATGTAGACATGGATTCAAACGTAGCGTTAGGAAACTATTCCCTGATTAGAAATCAAATTAATCTTGATAAGTTTGAAAACAAAGTAAAAAATGGAGATTGGGATATCTTATTACTTAGCTTAATTTTAAGCTCAACAATTCTACTATTACTATTTATGCGAAGAAACATAAAACGAAAGACCAATAGCAGTTCTAACTAGTAACTTCTTTCGAAGCACCTAAGAAATAAGTCAATTAAACAAAAGATGATGAACAAAGTATTCTCAATATTCGCGCCCATTATTTTACTATTAATTTTAAGTTGCAAAGACTCTAAACCTGATAATTTTAATCAAACCACAAAACAAACAGTTGACATAGAACAAGAAAAAAAAGCTATACTAAAAACGCTAAATAATGAAACCAAAGCTGCGTTTAACAGAAATTACGAAGGCTGGAAAAAAACGTGGGTACATGATCCAAAAATAACAAAAACTTATATCAACTTTGCGGACAGTACTTTTTCAGAATCTGTGGGTTGGAATAAAATAAGCTTATATGTAAAAACTTTTATTGAGGAACATCCAGAACCAGAACCTATACCAAAACTATTAAACGACATAGACCTACGTCTTTACGGCAATGGTGCTTGGGTAACTTATGAACTAAAAGACTCTTTACGTGGATTAAAACGTGAAACAAGACTTATGGAAAAGATAAATGGGTCTTGGAAAATTGCTGGCATGCAAACTACTATTTATGGATTCGAAACTGATAAAAACTAGTTAAAACCCTAATGAATACAATTACACTACCAGATGAATTAAACTTAAAATCTTCTGTTTCAATCATAGTATTTGATTATAAAAATAATACCGAAATAGATAAGCAACAAATCCAATTAAACAAAAATACCTTTAGTTTTCTTCAGGAAGGAAGCAAGGAAGTTTTTTTTAATAATTCTTCTTATGCAATTGATAACACTAAGTTTTTATTAATGAAATCAGGACATTGTTTGATGACTGAGAAACTTTCTAATGATTCAAAATTTTATAGAAGTATTCTATTCTTTTTTTCTGAGGAAGATGTAGTAAAATTTATTCGAAAATTTGAACTCCAATCTACAAGTACCAAAAAAATTTACTCGACTTATTCATTTAACTATGATGTTTTCATAAAACGATTTGTAGACAGCCTTTTAGATATTTCTAAACTCTCTAAAGCCATTCAAGCTAAGATGCTGCACACTAAGTTTGAAGAATTAATGTTATATCTAATAGAACAAAAGGGAGTAGATTTTTTGTACTCTTTAATTAATAATAATGATAATCAAACCCAAAAATTCATACAAACTATTGAGAGTAATACATTAAATAAACTAACATTAAAAGAACTTTCTTTCCTGTCAAATATGAGCGTATCTACTTTTAAAAGAGAATTTGAAAAACAATTCCATAGTTCACCCAGC
This genomic interval carries:
- a CDS encoding response regulator, giving the protein MKKITLLFAIIALPCILFAQSRQEFKNTNDLNPLNKLSDSSEFQKQQEIEFLHSIQSDIHEVEEYKRQLKVSQREKDLLVSIDKNNKTIIYITIVGLVLVFGVLFFYFREYHAKKKTSDILKLKNIELSEAKNQAETLSKIKSQFISTISHELRTPLYGVAGISSMLLENKERPEKDIELLNSLNFSADYLLSLVNKVLDVSKIDSEKVNLISSKVNLLSHVKSIIKTLEYQASQKNNKLKLEYDQILPEIINIDTIRISEVLINLISNAIKFTENGTIWIRAKLIDKKANTATIRFEVQDTGIGIPEDQIAYIFEEFTQLGSVYDNKQGTGLGLHIVKKILNLMDSDIHCHSAKDIGSNFFFTINVDIPEDSFLEPNKADNIDNSNSFPTKILIAEDNKINQIVTKNLLKNIHCQSTIAENGQEALEILQKETFDIVLMDINMPVLDGMQATLKIREFDTSTPIIALTASELSEVEKECIKAGMNDLVNKPLNKNDLKDAIFRNLTINSIEINN
- a CDS encoding AraC family transcriptional regulator, with amino-acid sequence MNTITLPDELNLKSSVSIIVFDYKNNTEIDKQQIQLNKNTFSFLQEGSKEVFFNNSSYAIDNTKFLLMKSGHCLMTEKLSNDSKFYRSILFFFSEEDVVKFIRKFELQSTSTKKIYSTYSFNYDVFIKRFVDSLLDISKLSKAIQAKMLHTKFEELMLYLIEQKGVDFLYSLINNNDNQTQKFIQTIESNTLNKLTLKELSFLSNMSVSTFKREFEKQFHSSPSKWFLDKRLEHAAFLLKNKSKRPSDIFEEIGYENLSNFIQAFRTKFGVTPKQYQST